Genomic window (Deltaproteobacteria bacterium):
GGAAGCGGGAGGAGCAGGGCGAAAAGGGCGGCCAGTGCGGGAAGCCCGTTGATGAGGTGCGTCGCCGCGGGGACGCCGTACCGGTCCGCCACCGCGCCCAGCAGCGTGACCCCGACGCCCCCGGTGCCGATGGCGAACCCGGCGATCGCGCCCGACGCCGTCGCCATCCGCTTCGGGAAAAGCTCCTGCGCCATCACGATCGTGACCGAGAAGGTGGAGACGATCGTCCCTCCCAGGAGCGCCGCCATCGCGAAGACGTGCCACCCGGTGGCGCGGAGGAAGAGGAAGATCAGCGGGATCTGCAGGACGGTCGACGCGAACAGCAGCTTGCGGTGCCCGAACCGGTCCGCCAGCGGCCCCCCGACGACCGTCCCCACGGTCCCCGACCCGAGGAAGAGGAAGAGCAGC
Coding sequences:
- a CDS encoding MFS transporter, with translation AVTLIILVVVLRSWTQLGLATYIPFLYRAQLRSDPAYVATLLFLFLGSGTVGTVVGGPLADRFGHRKLLFASTVLQIPLIFLFLRATGWHVFAMAALLGGTIVSTFSVTIVMAQELFPKRMATASGAIAGFAIGTGGVGVTLLGAVADRYGVPAATHLINGLPALAALFALLLPLPWRSSPSR